The following proteins come from a genomic window of Paenibacillus spongiae:
- a CDS encoding zinc-binding dehydrogenase: MPKQLIATAPRQAALREYSDREPEAHEVKVRVEYASPKHGSELAEFRGESPHIADYYDMEWRTFLPREGEQTGSFGTWNLGNQWVGVITEAGSDVTGYAVGDRVCGYGGIRETHVVNAIDNYYLLKMPEGMSWKNAVCFDPAQFALGGIRDSHLRVGDTVAVFGLGALGAITAQLAKLAGASYVAVIDPIDSRREAALRVGADAAFHPLSDDIGLELKKATGKRGVDVIIETSGSEQALQSALRGLAYGGTIAYISWARAFKGGLDLGREAHFNNAKIVFSRACSEPNPEHPRWSWRRIEQECWELLKANKINCEEIIHPVIPFEESASGYEVYVDREPDKSVKLGISLL; encoded by the coding sequence ATGCCAAAGCAGTTAATCGCGACCGCGCCTAGACAGGCCGCGCTTCGCGAGTATTCGGACAGAGAACCGGAGGCTCACGAGGTTAAAGTGCGGGTGGAATACGCTTCCCCCAAGCACGGCTCGGAATTGGCCGAATTTCGTGGAGAGAGCCCGCACATCGCTGATTATTACGACATGGAATGGAGAACATTCTTGCCGCGTGAAGGAGAGCAAACGGGCAGCTTCGGGACATGGAATCTGGGCAATCAATGGGTGGGCGTCATCACGGAGGCCGGGTCCGACGTAACGGGCTATGCGGTAGGCGATCGGGTGTGCGGCTATGGCGGCATCCGCGAGACGCATGTGGTGAATGCAATCGACAACTATTATTTGCTGAAGATGCCGGAAGGAATGAGCTGGAAGAATGCGGTTTGCTTCGATCCCGCGCAATTTGCTTTAGGCGGCATCCGGGACAGTCATCTAAGGGTAGGCGACACGGTCGCCGTTTTCGGTCTCGGCGCGCTCGGCGCGATCACCGCGCAATTGGCCAAATTGGCCGGGGCGAGCTATGTCGCCGTGATCGATCCCATCGACAGCCGCCGGGAAGCTGCCTTGCGGGTGGGAGCGGACGCCGCGTTTCACCCCTTAAGCGATGATATCGGGCTGGAGCTGAAGAAGGCGACAGGCAAACGGGGCGTAGATGTGATCATCGAAACGAGCGGGAGCGAACAAGCGCTGCAAAGCGCTCTGCGCGGGCTGGCCTATGGCGGGACGATCGCTTACATCAGCTGGGCCAGAGCGTTCAAAGGCGGACTCGATCTGGGCCGGGAGGCGCACTTCAACAATGCCAAGATCGTGTTCTCGCGGGCGTGCAGCGAGCCGAACCCGGAACATCCGAGGTGGAGCTGGAGAAGGATCGAGCAGGAATGCTGGGAACTGCTGAAAGCGAATAAAATCAATTGCGAGGAAATCATACATCCGGTCATCCCGTTCGAAGAGTCTGCTTCCGGTTATGAGGTTTACGTGGACCGGGAGCCTGACAAAAGCGTGAAGCTGGGGATAAGTCTTTTGTAA
- a CDS encoding Ger(x)C family spore germination protein → MKVRIGVVSLMICAMLTGCIVKTEVIEDIYIALAVAVDFDDSDHRNAGGSGSGRAIQVAVSVPEYKANRSVDNVIYKGKGNNLKDAQNKINYKSDQYLSIRKLGAFIMSEDVLRSGIKEYVEALSQDPMLSGRLILAMTEGKAADVLKSEYHPTNQPIGRYICSVVENNIHTFGLPLMNLHQFVYEWKGAGMDPVMPIINKSEHMAEIAGIALMKDAAYVGKLSTDEMIAYSWMKKNTSSSYNIWLPEQKLSIQNLKTRVRYQYKREDNRIHIRIHLDGDVADSAQGKFSETEIDQLSASVNRQLEKRCEALIDKLQRLNTDPLGIGNFVRSRSRDWNEESWKRIYPKLNMHVVVVSKLRR, encoded by the coding sequence ATGAAAGTGCGCATAGGCGTTGTCTCGCTCATGATTTGCGCGATGCTTACCGGCTGCATCGTTAAAACGGAAGTAATCGAGGACATATACATCGCATTGGCTGTAGCCGTTGACTTCGATGATTCGGACCACCGCAATGCCGGCGGCAGCGGGAGCGGACGAGCGATCCAAGTCGCCGTGAGCGTGCCGGAGTATAAAGCTAACAGGAGCGTCGACAACGTGATTTATAAAGGGAAAGGAAATAATCTGAAGGATGCTCAAAACAAAATAAACTATAAGAGCGACCAGTACTTGTCCATCAGAAAGCTGGGAGCTTTTATTATGAGTGAGGACGTTCTGCGCTCCGGCATTAAAGAGTATGTCGAGGCGCTTAGTCAAGATCCGATGCTGAGCGGCAGGCTGATTCTGGCCATGACGGAGGGAAAAGCGGCAGATGTGCTTAAATCAGAGTACCATCCTACGAATCAACCGATTGGGAGATATATCTGCTCTGTTGTAGAGAACAATATCCATACCTTTGGCCTGCCGCTTATGAATCTGCATCAATTTGTATATGAGTGGAAGGGAGCGGGAATGGATCCTGTCATGCCGATCATCAACAAATCGGAGCACATGGCTGAGATTGCGGGAATCGCCTTGATGAAGGACGCCGCGTACGTCGGGAAGCTATCGACGGATGAAATGATCGCTTACAGCTGGATGAAAAAAAATACGAGCAGCTCCTACAACATCTGGCTGCCTGAGCAGAAGCTCTCGATTCAAAACTTGAAGACACGAGTGCGTTATCAATACAAGAGGGAAGATAACCGTATCCATATCCGCATCCATTTGGACGGGGACGTGGCAGACTCCGCCCAAGGGAAGTTCTCCGAAACGGAGATCGATCAGCTGAGCGCGTCGGTAAACCGGCAGTTGGAGAAAAGATGCGAAGCGCTGATTGACAAGCTGCAAAGACTAAATACCGATCCTCTGGGCATCGGGAATTTCGTAAGAAGCCGGTCTAGGGATTGGAACGAGGAGAGCTGGAAACGGATTTATCCGAAATTGAATATGCATGTTGTCGTAGTTTCGAAACTTCGCAGATGA
- a CDS encoding GerAB/ArcD/ProY family transporter, translating to MPSQHTIRPDQQIPPSSALYVVFGTQVGLDYLTFQRKLAQAVGQDAWIAVILAGLLVHAAIFWMFSLLNRQQADLATINKRLFGSWVGACFNSLLIAYFLLVCTVSLRLYVEIVKIWIFPTIDVWVMELILLLLSYYIVSGGLRVIVGFFMFAQVFVLLNGIFYFLRFYYHSSNFLPVLSHPLPDMVKAVAFLIPGYMGVEALLLYYPYFSNGRKAQKWTHWANAATLTVYLIIVGFSLMFFSLGQLKDETWPTLTLFKFVELPFMERVEFIGATFQLSRLIPILSLYLWTAIQMTRQQFGVAKRRMLPVYMAIVFIGGLMFKDAEQTLEIYSIVGQGGFVLLFVYVPLLALMSRWIHPKGARV from the coding sequence TTGCCGTCACAACACACCATACGACCGGATCAACAGATTCCTCCCTCCTCGGCTCTATATGTCGTATTCGGCACCCAGGTCGGCCTCGATTATTTGACGTTCCAGCGCAAGCTCGCGCAGGCAGTCGGACAGGATGCATGGATAGCGGTTATCCTAGCCGGACTTCTTGTACACGCGGCGATCTTCTGGATGTTCTCGTTGTTGAATCGTCAGCAAGCGGATTTGGCGACAATCAACAAACGATTGTTCGGGAGCTGGGTAGGCGCATGCTTCAACAGCTTGCTGATTGCCTATTTTTTATTGGTTTGCACCGTAAGCTTGAGACTGTATGTTGAAATCGTAAAGATATGGATATTCCCGACGATTGACGTTTGGGTCATGGAACTGATTTTATTGCTGCTGTCCTATTATATTGTCTCTGGCGGACTGCGCGTGATCGTCGGTTTCTTCATGTTCGCCCAGGTGTTTGTCCTGCTGAACGGGATCTTCTACTTCCTAAGATTCTATTATCATTCGTCGAATTTTCTCCCGGTCCTGTCCCATCCGCTCCCGGATATGGTCAAAGCGGTTGCGTTTTTAATCCCGGGCTACATGGGCGTCGAAGCGCTGCTGCTGTACTACCCTTATTTTAGCAATGGAAGGAAGGCCCAAAAGTGGACGCATTGGGCTAACGCAGCCACTCTGACCGTCTATTTGATTATTGTCGGTTTCTCGCTTATGTTCTTTAGTCTGGGGCAATTGAAGGATGAGACGTGGCCGACGCTCACGCTGTTTAAGTTCGTTGAGCTGCCGTTCATGGAGCGGGTCGAATTTATTGGCGCAACGTTCCAATTATCACGGCTAATTCCTATTCTGTCCTTGTATTTATGGACCGCAATCCAGATGACCAGGCAGCAGTTCGGAGTCGCCAAACGAAGAATGCTGCCCGTGTATATGGCTATTGTTTTTATAGGCGGTTTGATGTTCAAAGATGCGGAGCAGACGCTTGAGATTTATTCCATTGTCGGTCAAGGCGGATTTGTTCTCTTGTTCGTATACGTGCCTCTGTTGGCCCTGATGTCGAGGTGGATTCATCCGAAAGGAGCCCGGGTATGA
- a CDS encoding spore germination protein, with protein MGKLYKQLVEIHSKSADFVHVALSNQEPHYSVCYYETMVNSQVLVQDILPSILQSKGASIDEIYAGLPFGDKQIATDIDTLSKLPMVGCVVLSIPSKEACIAIQAMRTDSRSIEAPEVEFSVIGPKDALVESLDTNILLVRRRLPVPQLRVTEIEIGTLSKTRCAVLHLEGIANPSNLQRMMKRLSSVDIDVITDSTSLIQMIVDNKYSLFPQFIETERPDRLVHVLCFGGIAVLVDGSSQSFTGPATIGQFLVAYEDYYLPWHLGSFFRILRILAILFSIFATPVYIAMLTYHYHIIPTLLMGPIISSRINLPFPPYMEVILMELTIELLREAGARLPSKIGQTIGIVGGIVIGTAAVLAALTSNILLTIVALSALASFTVPIFHFSNTIRVIRYPFILAAQMLGFVGVVVCASFFLAHLLRLKSLGTPYLQPFYPIRFADWEDAVYRVPSSYYSKRPGAFRPLRKSKKAKSALPDIDE; from the coding sequence TTGGGCAAGTTGTATAAGCAATTAGTCGAAATTCATTCGAAGTCTGCCGATTTTGTACATGTGGCCTTATCGAATCAGGAACCGCATTATTCCGTTTGCTACTATGAAACAATGGTTAACTCGCAAGTCTTAGTCCAAGATATTTTGCCGTCCATTCTTCAGTCAAAGGGGGCGAGCATAGATGAGATTTACGCTGGCCTGCCATTCGGAGATAAACAAATCGCGACCGATATCGATACGCTGTCGAAGCTGCCGATGGTCGGATGCGTCGTGCTGTCCATCCCCTCGAAGGAAGCCTGCATTGCCATTCAAGCGATGCGAACGGATTCCCGCTCCATCGAGGCTCCGGAAGTGGAATTCAGCGTTATAGGCCCTAAAGATGCTTTGGTCGAGTCGTTGGATACGAATATCTTGTTGGTCCGCAGGAGATTGCCGGTACCGCAGCTGCGGGTGACGGAGATCGAGATCGGTACGTTATCCAAAACCAGATGCGCCGTTCTCCATTTGGAAGGAATCGCGAATCCGTCGAATTTGCAGCGCATGATGAAGCGGTTATCCAGTGTGGACATCGACGTAATTACCGACAGTACGAGCCTCATACAGATGATCGTCGACAACAAGTATTCCTTGTTTCCCCAGTTCATCGAAACGGAACGTCCGGACCGGCTCGTTCACGTGCTATGTTTTGGAGGAATAGCGGTATTGGTCGACGGATCGTCACAGTCATTCACGGGTCCCGCAACGATCGGGCAATTTCTTGTCGCCTATGAAGATTATTATTTGCCATGGCACCTGGGCTCGTTTTTTCGCATCTTACGGATATTGGCGATCCTGTTCTCGATCTTTGCCACGCCTGTATACATTGCCATGCTCACGTACCATTATCACATCATTCCGACCCTTCTCATGGGGCCGATTATATCGTCTCGCATCAACCTTCCATTCCCTCCATACATGGAGGTGATTCTTATGGAACTGACGATCGAATTGCTTCGGGAAGCCGGCGCGAGGCTGCCGTCCAAAATCGGACAGACAATCGGGATCGTGGGCGGTATCGTCATCGGAACAGCCGCTGTATTGGCGGCGTTAACCAGCAATATACTCCTGACCATCGTAGCCCTTTCCGCACTGGCTTCTTTCACAGTGCCCATTTTTCATTTCAGCAACACGATCAGGGTTATTCGCTATCCATTCATTCTGGCTGCGCAAATGCTCGGTTTTGTCGGGGTAGTCGTCTGCGCCAGCTTCTTCCTTGCCCACCTGCTGCGACTAAAATCGCTCGGTACGCCTTATCTGCAGCCGTTCTATCCGATTCGCTTCGCAGATTGGGAGGATGCCGTATACCGCGTTCCTTCGTCCTATTACAGTAAAAGACCTGGCGCCTTCCGCCCTCTGAGGAAGAGCAAGAAAGCGAAAAGCGCATTACCGGACATCGATGAGTAA
- a CDS encoding ankyrin repeat domain-containing protein — translation MTAYRTIHANDPLAVAVVEAIHKGDVETLKRLLRENPELATAWLGGDDCDDGGMLRSLLHVVTDWPGHFPNGAATVAVLVEAGADVNARFVGPHNETPLHWAASSDDVEVLDALLDAGADIEALGGVIGGGTPLADARAFRQFKAAYRLIERGAQVMLDDAATLGLMGRVENFFAEGNPPTKADTTRAFWNACHGGQQRCAEYLLGQDADLNWIPDWEELTPLDAARRSEAEELVQWLRSHGANSAEELRKSESS, via the coding sequence ATGACAGCATATCGAACCATTCATGCCAATGATCCTCTAGCGGTCGCGGTAGTCGAGGCCATCCACAAGGGGGACGTAGAGACGTTGAAACGGCTGCTGCGCGAGAATCCCGAGCTGGCAACAGCATGGCTGGGCGGCGACGACTGCGACGACGGTGGAATGTTACGATCACTATTGCATGTGGTGACCGATTGGCCGGGTCATTTTCCCAACGGTGCCGCAACGGTGGCCGTCTTAGTCGAAGCGGGCGCCGATGTTAATGCCAGGTTTGTCGGTCCGCACAATGAAACTCCCCTCCACTGGGCGGCGAGCAGTGACGATGTTGAGGTGCTCGATGCACTGCTCGACGCCGGTGCCGACATCGAAGCTCTCGGCGGCGTGATCGGCGGGGGGACCCCGCTCGCAGACGCGAGAGCTTTCAGGCAGTTTAAAGCGGCCTACCGGCTCATTGAGCGCGGTGCGCAGGTTATGCTCGATGATGCGGCAACACTCGGGTTGATGGGTCGTGTCGAGAACTTCTTCGCTGAGGGCAATCCTCCAACAAAGGCGGATACCACGCGCGCATTCTGGAATGCATGCCACGGAGGGCAGCAGCGTTGTGCTGAGTATCTTCTCGGTCAAGATGCTGACCTAAACTGGATACCGGATTGGGAAGAGCTGACGCCTCTTGATGCGGCGCGCCGAAGCGAAGCCGAAGAACTGGTTCAATGGCTGCGAAGCCATGGCGCCAATTCAGCGGAAGAGTTAAGAAAGAGCGAGAGCAGCTAG
- a CDS encoding AraC family transcriptional regulator has protein sequence MYNRRMKISSLNPYVYYATRYPFSKGQSSAPRICYGSSLYLISEGHGVIHTCGRTHKTRPGSLVYIPPGQIHEWIADDRDPMVHICCYFDWHFVDRQARFETPSSICYDFPQLHTDMIGPSFYYPIPEHSTVERIRVWTELFEGFYTANEYVSERTMMRNLKVQSRFQGFIEHFLSFTLNEAQIPDPRMDKLLERLDQDLMRGRPEPLEHYYEDLKISRGYFFELFKHATGMSPIQYMNRFRINRAKYDLRNSQLSVTEIAEKHDFSSVHYFSRLFHQITGASPLQYRRGQE, from the coding sequence TTGTACAATCGTCGTATGAAAATTTCAAGCCTGAATCCTTACGTTTATTACGCGACCCGATACCCGTTCTCCAAAGGGCAGTCCAGCGCGCCGAGAATATGCTATGGAAGCTCCCTCTATCTGATTAGCGAGGGACATGGCGTTATTCACACATGCGGGCGAACGCATAAGACCCGGCCTGGATCGCTGGTCTATATACCGCCGGGGCAGATCCATGAATGGATTGCGGACGACCGCGATCCGATGGTTCATATTTGCTGCTATTTCGACTGGCATTTCGTCGACCGGCAGGCGCGGTTCGAGACGCCGTCCTCGATTTGTTACGATTTCCCGCAGCTGCATACCGACATGATCGGTCCTTCATTCTACTACCCGATTCCGGAACATTCGACCGTTGAACGGATCCGCGTCTGGACGGAATTGTTCGAAGGCTTCTATACGGCCAACGAATATGTGAGCGAGCGCACGATGATGCGGAACTTGAAGGTGCAGAGCCGATTCCAAGGGTTTATCGAGCATTTTTTAAGCTTTACGCTGAATGAGGCTCAAATTCCGGATCCGCGTATGGACAAGCTGCTGGAGCGATTGGATCAGGATTTGATGCGGGGCAGACCAGAGCCGTTGGAGCATTATTACGAGGATCTCAAGATATCCCGGGGTTATTTCTTCGAGCTGTTCAAGCATGCGACGGGCATGTCGCCCATTCAATATATGAATCGCTTCCGAATCAACCGGGCGAAGTACGATTTGCGGAATTCCCAGCTCAGCGTTACTGAAATTGCCGAGAAGCATGATTTTTCATCGGTCCATTATTTCTCGAGACTGTTTCATCAAATCACCGGCGCATCGCCCCTGCAATATCGGAGAGGCCAGGAATGA
- a CDS encoding HEAT repeat domain-containing protein, translating into MVDSRYLLTDEQMIQFITKGYVVLQNELPQQLHQQVMDSIYNVLHEEGNPGNNILPRVPDIQQFFDTPVVKGALTSVLGPDYYMHPHRHCHYNQPGNQTPGGGNWHKDGYWSSMRSHRPWWAMIFYYTQDITEDLGPTAVMPGTQYYEKFIGDRGETVLPTGKAGTMVLVHFDMWHKASLNTTDLDRYMLKFQFVRLRAPQRPSWNHTDGEFVVPQGTPALHHHLWTDVWDWLRGVRAEAPSGIEADSSRLQQLENGLMAESADIRGQAADDAGRYGANAAALVPQLGRMLGDPVETAALNASYALGHMGPEGVQELLAQLSGESNPIAMRAAYGLQGAGAGAAAGLIEALHHPNDRRRALAAFVLGMIGSDAVSAVPALLASMNDESEWVRRNAIEALGMIVQPAERIVPALARALEDSVTNETSGEAPSADSYSRNQDYITNKIGYTAALSLLRIGKEGDPAIMLRALEIGLTSRDRYVRAYAAEALTCLRTPEAVDTLIRFYRSSRWCPDTHKASTF; encoded by the coding sequence ATGGTGGATTCCCGTTATTTGTTGACGGATGAACAAATGATACAGTTCATTACGAAAGGTTATGTCGTACTGCAAAATGAACTGCCGCAGCAGCTTCACCAGCAAGTCATGGATTCGATTTATAATGTGCTTCACGAGGAAGGCAACCCGGGCAACAACATCCTGCCGCGCGTTCCGGATATTCAACAGTTCTTCGATACCCCGGTCGTGAAGGGCGCACTGACGAGCGTCCTCGGGCCGGATTACTATATGCATCCGCACCGGCACTGCCATTACAATCAACCGGGCAACCAGACTCCCGGCGGAGGGAACTGGCATAAGGACGGATACTGGTCCTCGATGCGCAGCCACCGGCCGTGGTGGGCGATGATTTTCTACTATACGCAAGATATAACTGAAGATTTGGGCCCGACTGCCGTTATGCCCGGCACTCAATATTACGAGAAATTTATCGGCGACCGGGGCGAGACGGTGCTTCCGACCGGCAAAGCGGGTACGATGGTGCTGGTCCACTTCGATATGTGGCATAAAGCTTCATTAAATACGACGGATCTGGATCGTTATATGTTAAAATTCCAATTTGTCCGGCTGCGTGCTCCGCAGCGACCGAGCTGGAATCATACCGACGGCGAGTTTGTCGTCCCGCAAGGAACGCCGGCGCTCCATCATCATTTATGGACCGATGTGTGGGATTGGCTGCGCGGCGTACGGGCGGAAGCGCCGTCCGGCATAGAGGCGGATTCATCCAGATTGCAGCAGCTGGAGAACGGGCTCATGGCGGAATCGGCCGATATCCGGGGACAGGCGGCCGACGATGCAGGCCGGTACGGCGCCAATGCGGCTGCACTGGTACCGCAGCTTGGACGAATGCTTGGCGATCCGGTAGAGACCGCTGCGCTTAATGCTTCCTATGCGCTCGGACATATGGGTCCGGAAGGCGTACAGGAGCTGCTCGCGCAGTTATCGGGGGAATCCAACCCGATCGCAATGCGCGCCGCATACGGGCTTCAAGGGGCAGGTGCCGGCGCTGCGGCAGGTCTGATCGAAGCGCTTCATCATCCGAACGACAGACGGAGAGCATTGGCGGCATTCGTTCTGGGCATGATCGGATCGGATGCGGTCTCCGCCGTTCCGGCGCTGCTTGCATCGATGAACGATGAGAGCGAATGGGTTCGGCGCAATGCCATCGAAGCGCTTGGCATGATCGTTCAACCCGCAGAGCGGATCGTTCCGGCTCTGGCGCGCGCGTTAGAGGACTCGGTAACCAATGAAACGTCCGGGGAAGCTCCAAGCGCAGACAGTTATTCACGCAATCAAGATTATATTACGAACAAAATCGGATATACGGCGGCATTGTCCCTATTGCGCATCGGCAAGGAGGGCGACCCTGCCATCATGCTGCGGGCGCTCGAGATAGGCTTGACCAGCCGCGACCGTTATGTCCGGGCTTACGCCGCCGAGGCGCTGACATGCCTTCGCACGCCGGAAGCCGTCGATACGTTGATCCGCTTCTACCGCTCTTCAAGATGGTGCCCGGATACCCACAAGGCGAGCACATTCTAA
- a CDS encoding D-2-hydroxyacid dehydrogenase — translation MSTIAVVHSLEEKLLARIIDAAPGWTVIGGQASMKDMAILSEAEIIFGWNSAVKEAALLPDSKLKWVQNWGAGVERLPLAELDGRGIQVTNATGVHPNPISETIFAMLLAFTRELHLSVRNQQMRQWARHGDMRELHGSTIGILGVGAIGMETAKVAKAFNMTVLGVRRSGRPEANVDRMHEMKELPEVLRQCDYVVNCLPHTAETEHLIGREAFDAMKPSAYYINIGRGMTTDTEALLDALKSGKIAGAGLDVFEQEPLPPEHPLWSMANVIITPHNAGSTPQYMNRLIDIFTANLKQYVQGQPLPLNIVKPEAGY, via the coding sequence ATGAGTACAATCGCAGTCGTTCATTCATTGGAAGAGAAGCTGCTTGCCAGAATTATCGATGCAGCGCCCGGCTGGACCGTCATTGGCGGCCAAGCTTCGATGAAGGATATGGCGATTCTATCGGAGGCCGAAATTATATTCGGATGGAACTCGGCTGTCAAGGAAGCGGCTCTGCTGCCGGATTCGAAGCTGAAGTGGGTGCAGAACTGGGGAGCCGGCGTCGAACGGCTGCCGCTTGCCGAGCTTGACGGCAGAGGAATCCAAGTGACGAATGCGACGGGCGTTCATCCGAATCCGATATCCGAAACGATCTTCGCCATGCTGCTGGCGTTCACCCGCGAGCTTCATCTATCGGTGCGCAATCAGCAAATGCGCCAATGGGCGCGGCATGGAGATATGCGCGAGCTGCACGGCAGCACGATCGGCATCCTGGGCGTCGGGGCGATCGGCATGGAAACGGCCAAGGTTGCCAAGGCGTTCAATATGACGGTGCTCGGTGTCCGCAGGTCCGGCCGGCCCGAGGCGAACGTCGACCGCATGCACGAGATGAAGGAGCTGCCGGAAGTGCTGCGCCAATGCGATTACGTCGTCAACTGTTTGCCGCATACGGCGGAGACGGAGCATCTGATCGGCCGCGAAGCGTTTGACGCGATGAAGCCTTCGGCTTATTACATCAATATCGGCAGGGGAATGACGACCGATACGGAGGCGCTGCTGGACGCGCTGAAGAGCGGCAAGATCGCGGGCGCAGGCCTGGATGTGTTCGAGCAGGAGCCGCTGCCGCCGGAGCATCCGCTGTGGTCGATGGCTAACGTGATCATCACGCCGCACAATGCAGGGAGCACGCCCCAGTATATGAACCGGCTGATCGATATTTTCACCGCGAATCTGAAGCAGTATGTGCAGGGGCAGCCGTTACCTTTGAACATCGTAAAGCCGGAAGCGGGCTATTGA
- a CDS encoding AraC family transcriptional regulator, which yields MLDITGVYHDVNPTWNIGKGSGCDTLVYVSEGKVVFWVNNDRFELEKGEALYVPYGVDRAWSSHPEELHQKYTVQFNWEDRSRDNPLHFTKQDAMIRIKPRNAPYFEQRFATLFFQWSGQRPYFELMSQHIFLELLTLIAQERKELRASPSKERIARNIQEYILCNFRKNITIEELASLAEITPNYTTVLFKEVLGSTPIQYLHQIRIKTAVNLLENTQMTVREIAEYLGYCDQAYFNRIFKKWMGAAPSHIR from the coding sequence ATGCTGGATATTACAGGCGTCTATCATGATGTTAATCCAACGTGGAATATCGGGAAAGGCAGCGGCTGCGATACGCTTGTTTACGTCTCCGAAGGGAAGGTCGTCTTCTGGGTGAATAATGACCGCTTCGAATTGGAGAAGGGGGAAGCGCTCTATGTGCCATACGGCGTAGATCGCGCATGGTCCAGCCATCCGGAGGAATTGCATCAGAAATATACCGTTCAGTTCAACTGGGAGGACCGTTCGCGCGACAATCCCCTGCATTTTACAAAGCAAGACGCGATGATACGAATCAAGCCGCGCAATGCGCCTTACTTCGAACAACGCTTTGCAACGCTGTTCTTCCAATGGTCGGGGCAGAGGCCGTACTTCGAACTCATGTCGCAGCATATCTTTTTGGAATTGTTAACCCTAATCGCTCAAGAGCGTAAGGAGCTGCGGGCTTCTCCATCCAAAGAACGAATCGCCCGCAATATTCAGGAATACATTCTGTGCAATTTCCGGAAGAACATCACGATCGAGGAATTGGCTTCATTGGCCGAAATCACGCCGAACTACACGACCGTATTGTTCAAAGAAGTGCTCGGCAGCACCCCGATCCAATATTTGCACCAAATCCGAATCAAAACAGCCGTGAATCTTCTGGAAAATACTCAGATGACGGTGAGGGAGATCGCGGAGTACCTCGGATACTGCGACCAGGCTTATTTTAACCGTATCTTCAAAAAATGGATGGGGGCTGCTCCCAGCCACATCAGATGA
- a CDS encoding phytanoyl-CoA dioxygenase family protein, protein MRISAEEMAAGKLLPETVELAVNLIKANGYVLFEEVLPRAQVDNLYDRFVEILEPAMEKHQFNPEIGFHNGTNHVGLDLPFRLPFNDEAIIAHPFVTDVVDQILGDDCILNYFHTNTSVQGGKKPQDVHADTGSRYGDRCTVNLPIIKLVVNFPLVDVNENNGPMEIWPGGTHLHPDNWYGPNAFSKSKLAEHMQSIKVLMPAGSILIRDDRMWHRGTPNRSNQPRPNVALIYTSAANAPHIGSIQIPQETYDQLSDKAKRLLRNEKIGFPVVEPY, encoded by the coding sequence ATGAGAATTAGCGCAGAAGAAATGGCTGCTGGGAAACTGCTGCCGGAGACAGTTGAGTTAGCCGTTAATTTGATAAAAGCCAATGGTTATGTATTATTTGAAGAAGTGCTGCCTAGAGCGCAAGTAGACAACTTGTACGACAGATTTGTAGAAATATTGGAGCCTGCTATGGAAAAGCATCAATTCAATCCTGAGATTGGATTTCATAATGGCACAAACCATGTAGGCCTCGATTTGCCTTTCAGGTTGCCCTTCAATGATGAAGCGATCATTGCTCATCCATTCGTTACAGATGTAGTGGATCAAATTCTAGGCGATGATTGTATTTTAAACTATTTTCATACGAATACATCCGTGCAAGGCGGGAAAAAGCCGCAAGACGTACATGCCGACACGGGTTCGAGGTATGGCGATAGATGTACGGTTAACCTGCCTATCATTAAATTAGTTGTCAACTTCCCTCTTGTCGATGTGAATGAAAACAATGGACCTATGGAAATATGGCCGGGCGGGACGCATTTACACCCTGATAACTGGTATGGGCCGAATGCTTTCAGCAAATCTAAACTTGCTGAACATATGCAGTCTATCAAAGTACTGATGCCTGCCGGATCCATACTGATCAGGGATGATCGTATGTGGCATCGGGGCACGCCGAACCGCTCCAATCAACCTAGACCCAATGTTGCGCTAATATATACATCTGCAGCGAATGCGCCGCATATAGGGAGCATTCAAATTCCGCAAGAGACGTACGATCAGCTTTCTGATAAAGCTAAACGACTGTTACGCAATGAGAAAATCGGCTTCCCGGTCGTCGAGCCCTATTAA